One segment of Ascidiaceihabitans donghaensis DNA contains the following:
- a CDS encoding cupin domain-containing protein — translation MELNADFKTRVVVHSEQLEWNASPMPGVDRRMLDRIGGEVARATTIVRYAPQSKFSEHTHTGGEEFIVLDGVFQDEHGDFPAGTYVRNPPTTAHTPGSALGCTIFVKLWQFDMNDRNQFRKTMADELAAPVDGVATAELHRDARETVTYSQLDAGAKLESSDAGGIEVLVIAGSVSEGGDTLGKGAWLRLPEGAPLTATAGSDGAKLWMKTGHLPHAKPPAV, via the coding sequence ATGGAACTGAATGCAGATTTTAAGACGCGGGTCGTGGTTCACTCTGAACAGCTTGAGTGGAACGCGTCACCCATGCCGGGTGTGGACCGGCGTATGCTGGACCGCATCGGCGGAGAGGTGGCACGGGCCACGACAATTGTGCGCTATGCACCTCAAAGCAAATTTTCCGAGCATACACACACAGGCGGTGAAGAATTCATTGTGCTGGACGGGGTATTCCAAGATGAGCATGGCGACTTTCCCGCGGGCACTTACGTGCGCAACCCACCGACGACCGCGCATACACCGGGATCGGCGCTGGGGTGTACGATATTTGTGAAATTGTGGCAGTTCGATATGAACGACCGAAACCAGTTTCGCAAAACCATGGCGGATGAATTGGCAGCACCTGTCGACGGTGTCGCCACAGCTGAACTGCACCGTGATGCGCGCGAAACCGTGACCTACAGCCAGTTGGACGCGGGGGCGAAGCTTGAAAGTTCGGACGCGGGCGGCATCGAGGTTCTGGTGATTGCAGGCTCCGTGTCCGAGGGTGGCGATACGCTGGGCAAGGGGGCTTGGCTACGTTTGCCAGAAGGGGCACCTTTGACAGCGACGGCCGGCTCTGATGGCGCGAAGCTCTGGATGAAAACTGGCCATCTGCCACATGCCAAACCGCCGGCTGTCTGA
- a CDS encoding SDR family NAD(P)-dependent oxidoreductase, whose translation MGTHKPLVLVAGAGAGLGQSLLARFEQGGFTPVGLGRSRPVRPVGDFQTLDLTDEAAVPAVIADLIAKYGPPKVVVHNTAELVIAPFAQTSLADYRRTWASMVQSAVLVAEATVQPMVDAGGGTFIVSGATASLRGGAKFSAFASAKFALRGLTQSLAREFQPAGVHVCHAILDGIIDTARSRDLHSLDPAKMMRPEDIAEAYWQLAHQPKSTWTHELDLRPASEGF comes from the coding sequence ATGGGAACGCATAAACCTTTGGTTCTTGTGGCCGGGGCAGGGGCTGGTCTTGGCCAGTCCCTGTTGGCGCGGTTTGAACAGGGCGGGTTTACGCCCGTGGGTCTGGGACGGTCACGCCCTGTCAGGCCTGTCGGTGATTTTCAAACATTGGATTTAACCGACGAGGCAGCTGTTCCCGCGGTGATCGCGGACCTCATCGCGAAATACGGACCGCCAAAAGTTGTTGTGCACAACACTGCGGAACTGGTCATCGCGCCTTTCGCGCAAACATCACTTGCGGACTATCGCCGCACATGGGCGTCGATGGTGCAGTCTGCCGTATTGGTCGCAGAGGCCACGGTGCAGCCGATGGTGGATGCAGGTGGTGGGACATTCATTGTGTCAGGGGCCACGGCGTCTTTGCGCGGGGGGGCGAAGTTTTCGGCGTTTGCCAGTGCCAAGTTTGCGTTGCGCGGCCTGACGCAGTCCCTTGCGCGTGAATTTCAGCCTGCAGGGGTACACGTCTGCCACGCCATTCTGGATGGGATCATCGACACAGCGCGATCGCGCGATTTGCACAGCCTTGATCCTGCCAAAATGATGAGACCCGAAGACATTGCCGAAGCCTATTGGCAGTTGGCCCATCAACCAAAGTCGACATGGACGCACGAGCTTGATCTGCGTCCGGCCTCCGAAGGGTTCTAA